Part of the Arthrobacter gengyunqii genome is shown below.
GCTGCCTTTGCCGTGGAACGGGGCGCCGTGTGGGTTGCAACCAACACTGACATGTCCATTCCGCAGGCACGGGGGATCGCTCCCGGCAACGGAACGCTGGTGGCAGCCGTTGCTGCGGCCACCGGAAGGACGCCCCTTGTAGCCGGAAAACCCGAGGCTCCGCTGTTCCTGACGGCGGCACGCCATTTGGGGGCCGAAACACCGCTCGTGGTCGGTGACCGGCTGGACACCGACATCCTCGGCGGCAACAACGCCGGGTTCGCGACGGCAATGGTGCTGACCGGCGTCGACACCCCGCAAACAGCGCTGGCAGCCCGCACATCTGAGCGGCCGACGTACCTGATCCCAAACCTCGATGCGCTCTACCGGCCGTACCCTCGGGTCGAAACCGTCGACGGCGTCAGCCGCTGCGGTGCCGCGGTGGCCAGGGTGAGCGGGGACACCGTGGAAATCACGGGCGACAGCACCGATCTGGACAGCTGGCGGGCGGCCTGCGCGGCCTGGTGGAATGCCCGTCCGGATGAGGAAATTGCCACCGAGCCGGTGCTCAGCTGGACTGTCACCGCCGGCGGATAAGCTGGGCTCGAAACGTTCGAAAAGGGATAGGCAGACGCCGGATGGATAACAGCCAGATGGATAATACAAGCGAAGACCTACCGGCCGCCCGCCCCTGGCCGTCTCTTCGGGTGCAGACCCAGGATCCCGCGGTTGATGCTGCCCTGTCCGGACTCGAAGAAATCCCCGGACTGCCCACATCCGGGCACCATGCCGTGTACACCGCGCTCTACGGCAGTCTGCTGGCTGAACTGAACGCCGACCTGTCAGAGGAGCACTAGAAAGTGGCAAGGCTTGACCAGGAATTGGTGACGAGGGGGCTGGCCCGCTCCCGGACCCACGCGGCCAAACTCATCGCTGCGGGCCGGGTTTCCCGCGCCGGTACGGTGCTGGGCAAGGCATCGGCGTCCGTCACCGGCGAGGACGCCCTTTCAGTGCTCGACGACGGTGTTCCCGACTATGTCAGCCGCGCCGGCCATAAGCTCGCAGGCGCCCTCGAGGCATTCCCGCAGGTTCAGCCCGCGGGGCTGCGCTGCCTGGACGCCGGCGCCTCCACCGGGGGGTTTACCGATGTCCTGCTGCGGCGCGGTGCCGAGCGTGTGGTGGCCGTCGACGTCGGGCACGATCAGCTGGTCGAGGTGCTGCGGCAGGACCAGCGTGTTGACGTTCATGAAGGCATGAACGTGCGGTATCTGAAGCCGGAGGACATCGGGGGACCGGTGGACCTGACCGTGGCCGACCTCTCCTTCATCTCCCTGACCATGGTGGTGGCTTCGCTGGCAAAGGCGACGCGCCCGGGGGGAAGCCTGCTGCTCATGGTCAAGCCGCAGTTTGAAGTCGGCCGTGAGAAGCTGGAGAAGGCCGGGGTCGTTCTCGACCCGCAGAAGCACCGGATGGCAGTGGCACGCGTGGTGGAATCTGCGCTGATGGAAAACCTCCGCGTTGCGGGCCTGGCGCCCAGTCCGCTGCCGGGCCAGAACGGCAACGTTGAGTTTTTCCTGTGGCTGCAGGTGCCAACACCGGCAACGTCCGTTCCGGAAGCGCCCGTTGATGCACAGGCAACCGCCCGGCGTTTGGTGGATGACGCCTTTGACAGGTTTGATGGAGCCGGAACAAAGCCTGCTGATCGGTTTGCAGACGAGGAACGCCCCGCAGAAGACTGACGGAATTCCAATCAGCTCCCTCGGGGGCGGAACAGGACGATACAGACATGAGCAGACGGATACTCGTGCTGGCCCACACCGGCCGGCAGGCTGCCATGGCTGCCGCCCAGGAGGCGTGTACCCAGCTTCACACCTCCGGCCTGATCCCGGTCATGCGGCGCAAGGACCTGGAGGACATCCAGTCCGTTTACGGCGTCCTGACCGCACCCACCGAAATCCTGGATGAAGACGTAGACCTCCACGGCGTGGACCTGGGCATGGTTCTCGGCGGCGACGGCACCATCCTGCGCGCGGCGGAACTGGTCCGCGACACCAACGTTCCCCTGCTGGGCGTCAACCTTGGCCACGTGGGATTCCTGGCCGAAAGCGAACGCGCTGACCTGACGCAGACCGTGCACTGGGTGGTGGAGCGGGCCTATACCGTTGAAGAACGCATGACCATTGACGTCAAGGTCTGGTTCGAGAACCGGCTGATAGCGCACACCTGGGCTTTGAACGAAGCAGCCATTGAAAAGGCCGACCGGCAGCGGATGCTCGAGGTGGTGGTGGAAGTCGATGCCCGGCCCATCAGTTCCTTCGGCTGCGACGGCGTTGTCCTGGCCACCCCCACCGGCTCCACTGCGTATTCCTTCTCCGCCGGCGGCCCCGTGGTGTGGCCCGAGGTGGAAGCTCTCCTGATTGCGCCAATCAGCGCCCACGCACTGTTCTCCCGGCCGCTCGTCGTCGCCCCCACCTCCATTCTTGCCGTGGAAGTCCTGACCCGCACCGACGCTGCCGGAGTGCTCTGGTGCGACGGCCGGCGCAGCGTGGAGCTGCCGCCGGGCGCGCGCGTAGAAGTCACGCGCTCCTCAATCCCGGTGCGGCTGGCCCGCACCCACTCAACACCGTTCTCCGAACGCCTCGTGCGCAAATTCCAGCTGCCCACCCAAGGTTGGCGCGGGCCGGCCGGCAGCCCCGGAGAACTGTCGGACAGTGTTGAACTATCCCGGCACACGGCAGACAGCGGAGGTACGGCATGATCGAAGAAATCCGCATCCGCGACCTCGGTGTCATCACCGACGCCACGCTGGAGCTTGGCCCCGGTTTCACCGTGGTTACCGGTGAAACCGGTGCCGGTAAAAC
Proteins encoded:
- a CDS encoding HAD-IIA family hydrolase; the protein is MADTSLIAGYDAVLSDLDGVVYAGPHAIEGAVEALQRLDGAGVQLAYVTNNASRSSETVAAHLRELGAPATAETVFGSAQAGAELLAASVPAGATVLVTGSAWLTEQVLEQGLVPVLSADDHPDAVIQGFDPGLGWTDLAEAAFAVERGAVWVATNTDMSIPQARGIAPGNGTLVAAVAAATGRTPLVAGKPEAPLFLTAARHLGAETPLVVGDRLDTDILGGNNAGFATAMVLTGVDTPQTALAARTSERPTYLIPNLDALYRPYPRVETVDGVSRCGAAVARVSGDTVEITGDSTDLDSWRAACAAWWNARPDEEIATEPVLSWTVTAGG
- a CDS encoding TlyA family RNA methyltransferase; amino-acid sequence: MARLDQELVTRGLARSRTHAAKLIAAGRVSRAGTVLGKASASVTGEDALSVLDDGVPDYVSRAGHKLAGALEAFPQVQPAGLRCLDAGASTGGFTDVLLRRGAERVVAVDVGHDQLVEVLRQDQRVDVHEGMNVRYLKPEDIGGPVDLTVADLSFISLTMVVASLAKATRPGGSLLLMVKPQFEVGREKLEKAGVVLDPQKHRMAVARVVESALMENLRVAGLAPSPLPGQNGNVEFFLWLQVPTPATSVPEAPVDAQATARRLVDDAFDRFDGAGTKPADRFADEERPAED
- a CDS encoding NAD kinase, which gives rise to MSRRILVLAHTGRQAAMAAAQEACTQLHTSGLIPVMRRKDLEDIQSVYGVLTAPTEILDEDVDLHGVDLGMVLGGDGTILRAAELVRDTNVPLLGVNLGHVGFLAESERADLTQTVHWVVERAYTVEERMTIDVKVWFENRLIAHTWALNEAAIEKADRQRMLEVVVEVDARPISSFGCDGVVLATPTGSTAYSFSAGGPVVWPEVEALLIAPISAHALFSRPLVVAPTSILAVEVLTRTDAAGVLWCDGRRSVELPPGARVEVTRSSIPVRLARTHSTPFSERLVRKFQLPTQGWRGPAGSPGELSDSVELSRHTADSGGTA